In Aedes albopictus strain Foshan chromosome 3, AalbF5, whole genome shotgun sequence, the following are encoded in one genomic region:
- the LOC109410397 gene encoding regucalcin isoform X1 — MPLLGRRNRTTVATAFALVALLTLIDTMAAEHTVHQLPSPLSTIGAKTVWDVDSQSLYYVDINVAAIRRYDYAENKTYSCTVDGVNPIAPVILVQGNPNHYVVGSGNKLLLVNWDGRSEKGTLVKTVYDLGESEKHTRFNEGKVDPKGRLYAGTMQLESLGDIFQSKEGKLYRFDGKTGGEFHMVKDGIGISNGLAWIQCTNKLYYIDTAALDIKEFDVLENGDLENETVMYDWRVNGEGPGYFGDGMTNDEEGNLYVATWGGSKVQKINPRTKKVELEIEIPAKYVTTLAFGGPQLDELFVATANIGTQDPPAGALFKVTGLGVRGLPMTKMMLKD; from the exons ATGGCAGCAGAACACACAGTACATCAGCTTCCAAGCCCACTCTCCACGATCGGTGCCAAGACCGTCTGGGATGTAGACAGCCAGAGTCTTTACTACGTGGACATCAACGTGGCAGCCATTCGACGCTACGACTACGCCGAGAATAAAACTTACAGCTGTACAGTAG ATGGCGTTAATCCTATTGCTCCGGTTATTCTGGTGCAAGGGAATCCCAATCACTACGTCGTAGGATCTGGCAACAAGTTGCTCCTGGTTAACTGGGATGGTCGCTCCGAAAAGGGGACACTTGTCAAAACAGTGTACGATTTGGGTGAGTCGGAAAAGCATACGCGCTTCAACGAGGGCAAGGTAGATCCCAAGGGACGGTTGTACGCCGGAACCATGCAACTCGAATCACTAGGCGATATCTTCCAATCGAAGGAAGGCAAACTGTACCGTTTCGATGGCAAAACTGGAGGAGAGTTCCACATGGTGAAGGATGGAATCGGTATTTCGAATGGGCTGGCATGGATTCAGTGTACGAACAAGTTGTACTATATTGATACGGCTGCCTTGGACATTAAGGAGTTTGATGTACTGGAGAATGGAGATTTGGAGAATGAGACTGTTATGTATGACTGGCGAGTGAATGGGGAAGGACCAGGCTACTTTGGCGATGGAATGACTAACGATGAAGAAGGAAATTTGTACGTTGCCACGTGGGGTGGATCGAAGGTGCAGAAGATCAATCCCAG AACGAAAAAAGTCGAACTGGAAATCGAAATTCCGGCAAAATATGTTACAACGCTTGCCTTTGGTGGTCCCCAGTTGGACGAGCTGTTTGTAGCCACAGCTAATATAGGCACTCAAGATCCGCCGGCTGGAGCGCTTTTTAAAGTAACCGGACTAGGTGTTCGGGGTTTACCAATGACGAAAATGATGTTAAAGGATTGA
- the LOC109410397 gene encoding regucalcin isoform X4: protein MAAEHTVHQLPSPLSTIGAKTVWDVDSQSLYYVDINVAAIRRYDYAENKTYSCTVDGVNPIAPVILVQGNPNHYVVGSGNKLLLVNWDGRSEKGTLVKTVYDLGESEKHTRFNEGKVDPKGRLYAGTMQLESLGDIFQSKEGKLYRFDGKTGGEFHMVKDGIGISNGLAWIQCTNKLYYIDTAALDIKEFDVLENGDLENETVMYDWRVNGEGPGYFGDGMTNDEEGNLYVATWGGSKVQKINPRTKKVELEIEIPAKYVTTLAFGGPQLDELFVATANIGTQDPPAGALFKVTGLGVRGLPMTKMMLKD, encoded by the exons ATGGCAGCAGAACACACAGTACATCAGCTTCCAAGCCCACTCTCCACGATCGGTGCCAAGACCGTCTGGGATGTAGACAGCCAGAGTCTTTACTACGTGGACATCAACGTGGCAGCCATTCGACGCTACGACTACGCCGAGAATAAAACTTACAGCTGTACAGTAG ATGGCGTTAATCCTATTGCTCCGGTTATTCTGGTGCAAGGGAATCCCAATCACTACGTCGTAGGATCTGGCAACAAGTTGCTCCTGGTTAACTGGGATGGTCGCTCCGAAAAGGGGACACTTGTCAAAACAGTGTACGATTTGGGTGAGTCGGAAAAGCATACGCGCTTCAACGAGGGCAAGGTAGATCCCAAGGGACGGTTGTACGCCGGAACCATGCAACTCGAATCACTAGGCGATATCTTCCAATCGAAGGAAGGCAAACTGTACCGTTTCGATGGCAAAACTGGAGGAGAGTTCCACATGGTGAAGGATGGAATCGGTATTTCGAATGGGCTGGCATGGATTCAGTGTACGAACAAGTTGTACTATATTGATACGGCTGCCTTGGACATTAAGGAGTTTGATGTACTGGAGAATGGAGATTTGGAGAATGAGACTGTTATGTATGACTGGCGAGTGAATGGGGAAGGACCAGGCTACTTTGGCGATGGAATGACTAACGATGAAGAAGGAAATTTGTACGTTGCCACGTGGGGTGGATCGAAGGTGCAGAAGATCAATCCCAG AACGAAAAAAGTCGAACTGGAAATCGAAATTCCGGCAAAATATGTTACAACGCTTGCCTTTGGTGGTCCCCAGTTGGACGAGCTGTTTGTAGCCACAGCTAATATAGGCACTCAAGATCCGCCGGCTGGAGCGCTTTTTAAAGTAACCGGACTAGGTGTTCGGGGTTTACCAATGACGAAAATGATGTTAAAGGATTGA
- the LOC109410397 gene encoding regucalcin isoform X3, which translates to MMAAEHTVHQLPSPLSTIGAKTVWDVDSQSLYYVDINVAAIRRYDYAENKTYSCTVDGVNPIAPVILVQGNPNHYVVGSGNKLLLVNWDGRSEKGTLVKTVYDLGESEKHTRFNEGKVDPKGRLYAGTMQLESLGDIFQSKEGKLYRFDGKTGGEFHMVKDGIGISNGLAWIQCTNKLYYIDTAALDIKEFDVLENGDLENETVMYDWRVNGEGPGYFGDGMTNDEEGNLYVATWGGSKVQKINPRTKKVELEIEIPAKYVTTLAFGGPQLDELFVATANIGTQDPPAGALFKVTGLGVRGLPMTKMMLKD; encoded by the exons ATGGCAGCAGAACACACAGTACATCAGCTTCCAAGCCCACTCTCCACGATCGGTGCCAAGACCGTCTGGGATGTAGACAGCCAGAGTCTTTACTACGTGGACATCAACGTGGCAGCCATTCGACGCTACGACTACGCCGAGAATAAAACTTACAGCTGTACAGTAG ATGGCGTTAATCCTATTGCTCCGGTTATTCTGGTGCAAGGGAATCCCAATCACTACGTCGTAGGATCTGGCAACAAGTTGCTCCTGGTTAACTGGGATGGTCGCTCCGAAAAGGGGACACTTGTCAAAACAGTGTACGATTTGGGTGAGTCGGAAAAGCATACGCGCTTCAACGAGGGCAAGGTAGATCCCAAGGGACGGTTGTACGCCGGAACCATGCAACTCGAATCACTAGGCGATATCTTCCAATCGAAGGAAGGCAAACTGTACCGTTTCGATGGCAAAACTGGAGGAGAGTTCCACATGGTGAAGGATGGAATCGGTATTTCGAATGGGCTGGCATGGATTCAGTGTACGAACAAGTTGTACTATATTGATACGGCTGCCTTGGACATTAAGGAGTTTGATGTACTGGAGAATGGAGATTTGGAGAATGAGACTGTTATGTATGACTGGCGAGTGAATGGGGAAGGACCAGGCTACTTTGGCGATGGAATGACTAACGATGAAGAAGGAAATTTGTACGTTGCCACGTGGGGTGGATCGAAGGTGCAGAAGATCAATCCCAG AACGAAAAAAGTCGAACTGGAAATCGAAATTCCGGCAAAATATGTTACAACGCTTGCCTTTGGTGGTCCCCAGTTGGACGAGCTGTTTGTAGCCACAGCTAATATAGGCACTCAAGATCCGCCGGCTGGAGCGCTTTTTAAAGTAACCGGACTAGGTGTTCGGGGTTTACCAATGACGAAAATGATGTTAAAGGATTGA
- the LOC109410397 gene encoding regucalcin isoform X2, whose amino-acid sequence MQFNNHIRTLFDRCQLISCKFNLEPMAAEHTVHQLPSPLSTIGAKTVWDVDSQSLYYVDINVAAIRRYDYAENKTYSCTVDGVNPIAPVILVQGNPNHYVVGSGNKLLLVNWDGRSEKGTLVKTVYDLGESEKHTRFNEGKVDPKGRLYAGTMQLESLGDIFQSKEGKLYRFDGKTGGEFHMVKDGIGISNGLAWIQCTNKLYYIDTAALDIKEFDVLENGDLENETVMYDWRVNGEGPGYFGDGMTNDEEGNLYVATWGGSKVQKINPRTKKVELEIEIPAKYVTTLAFGGPQLDELFVATANIGTQDPPAGALFKVTGLGVRGLPMTKMMLKD is encoded by the exons ATGGCAGCAGAACACACAGTACATCAGCTTCCAAGCCCACTCTCCACGATCGGTGCCAAGACCGTCTGGGATGTAGACAGCCAGAGTCTTTACTACGTGGACATCAACGTGGCAGCCATTCGACGCTACGACTACGCCGAGAATAAAACTTACAGCTGTACAGTAG ATGGCGTTAATCCTATTGCTCCGGTTATTCTGGTGCAAGGGAATCCCAATCACTACGTCGTAGGATCTGGCAACAAGTTGCTCCTGGTTAACTGGGATGGTCGCTCCGAAAAGGGGACACTTGTCAAAACAGTGTACGATTTGGGTGAGTCGGAAAAGCATACGCGCTTCAACGAGGGCAAGGTAGATCCCAAGGGACGGTTGTACGCCGGAACCATGCAACTCGAATCACTAGGCGATATCTTCCAATCGAAGGAAGGCAAACTGTACCGTTTCGATGGCAAAACTGGAGGAGAGTTCCACATGGTGAAGGATGGAATCGGTATTTCGAATGGGCTGGCATGGATTCAGTGTACGAACAAGTTGTACTATATTGATACGGCTGCCTTGGACATTAAGGAGTTTGATGTACTGGAGAATGGAGATTTGGAGAATGAGACTGTTATGTATGACTGGCGAGTGAATGGGGAAGGACCAGGCTACTTTGGCGATGGAATGACTAACGATGAAGAAGGAAATTTGTACGTTGCCACGTGGGGTGGATCGAAGGTGCAGAAGATCAATCCCAG AACGAAAAAAGTCGAACTGGAAATCGAAATTCCGGCAAAATATGTTACAACGCTTGCCTTTGGTGGTCCCCAGTTGGACGAGCTGTTTGTAGCCACAGCTAATATAGGCACTCAAGATCCGCCGGCTGGAGCGCTTTTTAAAGTAACCGGACTAGGTGTTCGGGGTTTACCAATGACGAAAATGATGTTAAAGGATTGA
- the LOC109410392 gene encoding tyrosine--tRNA ligase, cytoplasmic: MTALTWEEKEQLITRNLQEVLGQDNMRTILKERDLKVYWGTATTGKPHIAYFVPMSKIADFLKAGCEVTILFADLHAYLDNMKAPWSLLQERTKYYEAVIKAMLSSLGVPLDKLKFVCGTDYQLSKEYTLDVYKLSSVVTQHDAKKAGAEVVKQVDHPLLSGILYPGLQALDEEYLKVDAQFGGVDQRKIFTFAEKYMPQLGYAKRIHLMNPMIPGLAGGKMSSSEEDSKIDLLDSAAKVKSKIKKAFCEPGNIEDNGLLKFVKHVIYPMFKAGDGFEIKRKEEFGGDMKFEKYEDLEALFAAQELHPGDLKAAVEVYINRLLEPIRKVFDDDFHRALTERAYPTGAKPGKKGAAAQATGENTPDKVELKVGQILEAVKHPDADTLCILTVDIGNDTKKSIVSNLMAYYGLEDLKGRSVVTLTNMKSSKIRGVESEGLVLCAFNQDKYEPLVVPEGAKVGERIIVEGFDNTQAEVAQLNPKKKVWDKIQAELKTNGDGEAMWKEFTMLTLNGDRITSTLKECNIK; this comes from the exons ATGACTGCCCTCACTTGGGAAGAGAAGGAACAGCTGATCACCCGCAATCTGCAGGAGGTTCTGGGCCAGGACAACATGCGAACCATTCTGAAGGAGCGGGATTTGAAAGTGTACTGGGGAACGGCCACCACGGGTAAGCCACACATTGCCTACTTTGTGCCGATGTCCAAGATTGCCGACTTCCTGAAGGCGGGCTGCGAAGTCACGATTCTGTTCGCTGATCTGCACGCCTATCTGGACAATATGAAGGCTCCGTGGAGCTTGCTGCAGGAGCGAACCAAGTACTACGAAGCAGTAATTAAAGCGATGCTGTCCTCGCTGGGAGTGCCGCTGGATAAGTTAAAATTCGTCTGCGGAACGGACTATCAGCTCTCGAAGGAGTACACACTGGATGTGTACAAGCTATCTTCTGTGGTCACCCAACACGATGCCAAGAAGGCTGGGGCGGAGGTTGTTAAGCAGGTGGATCACCCGCTGCTGTCCGGTATCCTGTATCCGGGTCTGCAGGCCCTGGACGAAGAATATCTCAAGGTGGACGCCCAATTTGGAGGTGTGGATCAGCGTAAGATTTTCACCTTTGCGGAGAAGTACATGCCACAGCTAGGATATGCCAAGCGGATCCACTTGATGAACCCGATGATTCCCGGGTTGGCCGGTGGAAAGATGTCTTCCAGTGAGGAGGATTCGAAGATCGATCTGCTGGACAGTGCAGCGAAGGTGAAGTCGAAGATTAAGAAAGCTTTTTGCGAACCTGGCAACATCGAGGACAACGGATTGCTGAAGTTCGTCAAGCATGTCATCTATCCGATGTTCAAGGCCGGCGATGGGTTCGAGATAAAGCGTAAGGAGGAGTTCGGTGGAGATATGAAGTTCGAAAAGTACGAAGACTTGGAAGCGTTATTTGCCGCGCAGGAATTGCATCCGGGTGATTTGAAGGCTGCCGTTGAGGTTTACATCAATCGGTTGCTGGAACCGATTCGTAAGGTGTTCGATGATGACTTCCACCGGGCGTTAACGGAACGAGCCTATCCGACTGGGGCGAAACCTGGAAAGAAGGGTGCAGCGGCTCAGGCTACCGGGGAAAACACCCCCGACAAGGTGGAGCTGAAGGTTGGCCAAATTCTGGAAGCAGTGAAACATCCCGATGCCGACACCCTGTGTATCCTGACTGTGGACATCGGTAACGATACGAAGAAGTCCATTGTAAGCAACTTGATGGCATACTATGGACTGGAGGATTTGAAGGGTCGTTCGGTGGTAACGCTGACCAATATGAAGTCCTCGAAGATTCGTGGAGTGGAAAGCGAAGGGTTGGTGCTGTGCGCCTTCAACCAGGACAAGTACGAGCCGTTGGTGGTTCCGGAGGGTGCCAAGGTAGGCGAGCGGATCATCGTTGAAGGTTTCGACAACACCCAAGCCGAAGTGGCACAGTTGAACCCGAAAAAGAAG GTTTGGGACAAGATCCAAGCGGAACTCAAGACTAATGGCGATGGTGAAGCGATGTGGAAAGAATTCACGATGCTGACGTTGAATGGGGATAGAATCACTAGCACGCTTAAAGAATGTAACATCAAGTGA